A stretch of Lathyrus oleraceus cultivar Zhongwan6 chromosome 6, CAAS_Psat_ZW6_1.0, whole genome shotgun sequence DNA encodes these proteins:
- the LOC127094357 gene encoding uncharacterized protein LOC127094357 — protein sequence MTRIFVDTLKDPFFDRLVSSAASDFAHLVTIGDRIEKGLRDGKILGEVTTPSAPKKYSGGFPKKREGETNAISRNYKGKQQASYGQVATVVPIPYQQPMQQQQMYQPQHQQHHHQQNTAPPRQFKPRPPRRKLDPLPVPYSQIFPYLQKEGLLTLRELKPVVFPYPPGYDANAHCEFHMGAPGHTLENCFAFQNRVQDLIEAKAVSFTPRRSNVNTNPRPTHKDASVSAIEESDQGKLICKVEEIQTPITMIGAQLLKSGLIPEELINCHVKSKRQEEIVVMDIPYDEVKVEIPISPLVIEFSTPFEYKDEKAVPWIYQPKAFKQGQEDQPLMINEPNVTSIMGPTGMTRSGRMFTPRTADTSERAKGKEVVVQIPIPNQGMQDMHLSPKAVVTREEAEQLLTECHVEDNFDKAANGRDKYET from the exons ATGACCAGGATATTTGTGGACACCTtgaaggacccattctttgatCGATTAGTGAGCAGTGCAGCATCTGACTTCGCACATCTAGTCACAATTGGAGACCGCATAGAGAAGGGGTTGAGGGATGGAAAGATTCTAGGAGAAGTGACAACACCTAGCGCACCGAAGAAGTATTCTGGAGGCTTCCCgaagaaaagagaaggtgaaacaaaCGCCATATCCAGAAACTATAAAGGGAAGCAACAAGCTTCATATGGTCAAGTCGCCACCGTGGTACCTATACCTTATCAGCAGCCAATGCAGCAACAACAAatgtatcaaccacaacatcaacaacatcatcatcagcaaaataCCGCACCACCAAGACAATTCAAGCCAAGGCCTCCAAGAAGGAAACTTGATCctctaccagtaccttatagtCAGATATTCCCATATCTGCAAAAGGAGGGCCTTCTAACATTAAGGGAGTTAAAACCAGTTGTTTTTCCATATCCACCAGGATACGACGCTAACGCCCATTGTGAGtttcacatgggagcacctggtCATACCTTGGAGAATTGCTTTGCATTTCAGAATcgggtacaagacttgatcgaagcGAAAGCCGTCTCATTCACTCCGAGACGCTCAAACGTGAACACCAACCCTAGGCCGACACATAAGGATGCTTCCGTTagtgccattgaggagagtgatcAAGGAAAATTGATCTgtaaggttgaagagattcaaacccctatcaccaTGATAGGAGCACAATTGCTGAAGAGTGGTCTGATCCCGGAAGAGCTg ATAAATTGCCACGTCAAGAGCAAGCGCCAGGAAGAGATAGTCGTGATGGACATCCCCTATGATGAGGTTAAAGTAGAAATACCTATAAGCCCGTTGGTGATAGAGTTTTCGACACCATTCGAATATAAAGATGAGAAGGCAGTCCCGTGGATATATCAGCCCAAAGCTTTTAAGCAGGGGCAGGAAGATCAACCTTTGATGATCAACGAACCAAATGTCACTTCAATTATGGGGCCAACAGGAATGACACGTAGTGGCCGAATGTTCACACCAAGAACCGCTGATACTTCTGAAAGAGCTAAAGGGAAGGAGGTTGTTGTCCAGATCCCCATCCCTAATCAAGGAATGCAAGACATGCATCTGTCTCCTAAAGCTGTTGTCACTCGTGAGGAGGCTGAGCA GTTGCTCACTGAATGTCATGTCGAAGACAACTTTGATAAAGCTGCCAATGGAAGGGATAAGTATGAAACCTAG